The genomic stretch TTCTCGAGGACGTTCCAGCGCGTCGCCTTGCTGAGTTTGACCGCGTACGGGATGCGTTCGAGGTCGTCGGCCATCAACGCCATGTCAGCCGTTTCGATAGCGGTGTCCGTTCCCGCAGCACCCATCGCGATGCCGACATCGGCAGTGGCCAGCGATGGCGCGTCGTTGATGCCGTCGCCGACCATCGCGACGACGTGGCCGTCGGCCTGGTAGCCCTCGATGACGGACTGCTTGTCCTCGGGGAGGAGTTCGGCACGGTACTCGTCGATACCGACCTCCTCGGCAACGGCAGCGGCCGTCCGATCGTTGTCGCCGGTGAGCATCACCGTCTCGATGCCAGCGTCTTGGAGCGCCGCGACGACCCCAGGAGCGGCCTCCCGGAGCTCGTCCCGCATCGCAATCGCGCCGATGATGTCCCCGTCCCGAACGACGTGGACGACTGTCTCGCCGCGCCCCTCACGCTCGCGGACGTAGTCGGCGACCCGATCGGGGACATCGACGTCGCGGTCGTCCAGCAGCGCGCGGTTGCCGACGACGACTTCCTGGCCATCGGCATGGGCGATGACGCCCTTGCCGGCGACCACGTCGAAGTCGTCGGGATCGGGGACCGACCTGCGCCCCACGTCCGTATCGTCCGCTTGGGCGACCGTCGCTCCACCGTCCGTCGCAGCCGTCTGGCGTTCGCGGGCCATGTCGACGATGGCGTCCGCGAGGTGGTGTTCGCTCTTCTTCTCGGCGGTCGCTGCGAGCGAGAGGACGTCGGCGGCGGCGACGCCGAACCCCTCGATACCGGAGACGGTGGTCTCGCCCTTCGTGAGCGTCCCCGTCTTGTCGAAGGCGACGAGATCGATCTTGCCGGCGCGTTCGAGGTGTTCGCCGCCCTTCATCAGCACGCCCGACCGGGCGGCGTTACCGATGGCCGAGACGATGCTGACCGGTGGCCCGATGACCAGCGCGCCCGGACAGCCGATGACCAGCAGCGTCAGCGACAGGATCGCGTTCTGCGTGACCGCGTACGCGCCGATAGCCAGGGCAATGACGGCCGGCGTGTAGTACTTCGCGAACCGGTCGATGAGACTCTCCGTGGGCGACTGAGCCTCCTGGGCCTCCTCGACGCGACGGATGATCCGTTCGAGAGTCGTATCCGATCCCGCTCCCGTCGTCCGGATTTCTAGCGCGCCCTCCTGGTTGACCGTCCCGGCGTACACCTCGTCGCTGTCGGCCTTGTGGACGGGCGCGCTCTCGCCGGTGACCGGCGCCTGGTTGACTGCGCTCTCGCCGTCGACGACGGTTCCGTCGACCGGGATCTTCCCGCCCGGCTTTACGACGACGACTTCGCCCTCTTCGACATCGCGGGCGGAGACCTTTTGGAGTGTCCCGTCGCGACGGACGGTCGCCGTGTCGGGCGTCATCTCCAGTAGCTCCTGAAGTGCCGTCCGGGTCTTCCGCATCGTCCGGCCTTCGAGGTAGCTGCCAAGGCTGAACAGGAAGACGACGGCGGCGGCTTCCCAGTACTCCCCGATGACGATAGCACCGATGGCGGCCAGCGTCACCAGCGTCTTGATGCCGAGCGTCCGGTTGGTGACCTCGTGGTAAGCGGTCTTGGCGATGTCGTAGCCACCCACGACCGTCGCGAGGACGAGGATGGCGGCGCTTGCCATCTCGAAACTCGTGAGGTAGCCGAGACTCCAGCCACCGCCGTACAGCAGGCCGCTTGTCGCCGTGACGATGGCCTTCCGGTGGTTCCGGTAGTACTGCGTGATCGATTGTTTGTTCATAGTGTTAGGCGGGCTGGGGAGTGTACCCCTGGTTTTCGATGGTCTCTGCGAAGGCGTCGGGGTCAGCGACGCTGTCGTCGTACTCGATCTCGACGCGGCCGGTCGCGTAGTGGACTTCGACGTGCTGGACGCCGTCGACGTTCGACAGGGCGCGTTCGACGGTACTCGCGCAGGTCGGGCAGTCGAAGTCGAGGACGCGGAATTGGGTTGTGTCGCTCATTACAGTTTGAGATAGTGCCCGTACCTCAATAAGTATTTTTTATATGATATGTTTGAATTCGGATACGAGTCGTTGGAACAGTCAAACGGGTCGTCTAGGGCTTTCGCTATCGCGGGTCCATCCTGTACTGGATACCTCGACAGACACCTACCCGACTCCTGCCCCGCTACCTTTTCCCGCGTGCTCGCGCTCAGTCCTCGTATGAGTGATTCCGATACCGACCACCGTCTCGACGACATCGCGGTGCGAGACACTCGGATTTCGGACGCCATCGACGAGCCGATGCGGGCGATGGTCCTCGACATTCTGTCCGAGGAAGCCCTAACTGCGACCGAGGTCCACGAACGCCTCGACGATCGCGGCATCGACCGGACGGAGAACACGGTCCGCCATCACATCAACGAGCTCCGGGATGCGGGCCTCGTCGACGTCGTTCGCTTCGAGGAGGGGCGTGGTGGGACGACGAAGTACTACCACGCGAACACGATCGTCCTCTCGTACTCACTACCAGATTCGGCCGACGCCGCCGTCGAGGAGATGATCGACGCTGCCCAGCCCCAGATCACGGACGCGCTCACTACGCTCACCGACGAGTACGACGACGCTATTGAGGAGATCGTCGAGGATATGCAGCCCTGCGAGCACTGCCAGACCCAGAAGTACGAGACGTACGTTCTTCTGACCGTCCTGCGACGTGCGTTCGTTCGCGCCCACAGAAATTCCTGAGGGGGAACCACCCCTACGCTGGCAGGGTCTTAGAAGGAGAACCGATCACGCGCGGATTGCATCGCGAGGCGAGTCAGGAGTCGCGCAGGGCCACGCTTTGGGAGGTCCCGTACAGTCTCGATGCTGGTCGGCGGTTCACTACCACCAATGTCTAACTCCCAGCCTGTCTCGTCCATGAAGCGTTCGACAGCCTGATTTACTCGCTGTCGCACGTCGTCCGAGTCCATTGTCTCGGGCACACCATTCCGGAGGACGACGTCGCCGTCAACGATCACTGTCTCGACGTCGGCCGGGACCGCGTTGTTCACGACGTGTGCGGGAACGTTGGTCAGTGGCGTGAACTTCGGTTTGTCGACGTCGAGGAGGATAATATCCGCGCGCTTTCCCGCTTCGATACTGCCGATCTCGTCGCCCATCCCCAGCGCGCGTGCGCCCTCGATAGTGAGCATTCGTATCAGTTCCATCGAGTCGAACTGCCCGGCTGAACGCTTGAGATTTGCCGCCAGCCGAGCTTGCCGCGCTTCACCGAACATGCTGTACGAGTCGTGCCAGTAGTGGTCGTCAATCCCTACTCCGACGTCGACGCCGGCGGCTCGAAGCTCGGGAACGGGCGTCCACTGCGTCTCCCCGTCCGGATTCCAGTAACAGAAGACGGACGGGCAGTGCGCAACAGCCGCGTCCGCCTCGGCGGTTCGCTGGATGTCCTCTTCGTCGCCGAGGCGGAAGTGAGCAGCGACCAGTCGGTCGTCCAGGAGTCCAACGTCGTCGAGCAATCCTACCGAGTCCTCGCCACCGTTCGCTCGTGCCATCGTGTTACTCTCCTCGAGTTCGAGCAAGTGCGTGTGGACGAGCAGGTCCGGATACTCTGCGGCGAGGGATGCGGTCCGTTCCCACAGCTGCCGGGTACACGACCAGTCGTCGTGCGGGCAGATCGTCGCCCTGATTCGGCCGTCG from Halobacterium hubeiense encodes the following:
- a CDS encoding heavy metal translocating P-type ATPase produces the protein MNKQSITQYYRNHRKAIVTATSGLLYGGGWSLGYLTSFEMASAAILVLATVVGGYDIAKTAYHEVTNRTLGIKTLVTLAAIGAIVIGEYWEAAAVVFLFSLGSYLEGRTMRKTRTALQELLEMTPDTATVRRDGTLQKVSARDVEEGEVVVVKPGGKIPVDGTVVDGESAVNQAPVTGESAPVHKADSDEVYAGTVNQEGALEIRTTGAGSDTTLERIIRRVEEAQEAQSPTESLIDRFAKYYTPAVIALAIGAYAVTQNAILSLTLLVIGCPGALVIGPPVSIVSAIGNAARSGVLMKGGEHLERAGKIDLVAFDKTGTLTKGETTVSGIEGFGVAAADVLSLAATAEKKSEHHLADAIVDMARERQTAATDGGATVAQADDTDVGRRSVPDPDDFDVVAGKGVIAHADGQEVVVGNRALLDDRDVDVPDRVADYVREREGRGETVVHVVRDGDIIGAIAMRDELREAAPGVVAALQDAGIETVMLTGDNDRTAAAVAEEVGIDEYRAELLPEDKQSVIEGYQADGHVVAMVGDGINDAPSLATADVGIAMGAAGTDTAIETADMALMADDLERIPYAVKLSKATRWNVLENVGLAVLTVTVLLAGVLTSYVTLASGMLVHEASVLLVILNGMRLLRY
- a CDS encoding heavy-metal-associated domain-containing protein — encoded protein: MSDTTQFRVLDFDCPTCASTVERALSNVDGVQHVEVHYATGRVEIEYDDSVADPDAFAETIENQGYTPQPA
- a CDS encoding ArsR/SmtB family transcription factor, with the translated sequence MSDSDTDHRLDDIAVRDTRISDAIDEPMRAMVLDILSEEALTATEVHERLDDRGIDRTENTVRHHINELRDAGLVDVVRFEEGRGGTTKYYHANTIVLSYSLPDSADAAVEEMIDAAQPQITDALTTLTDEYDDAIEEIVEDMQPCEHCQTQKYETYVLLTVLRRAFVRAHRNS
- a CDS encoding amidohydrolase family protein, producing MAVDLAIHDALVLTADERNRLYERGTVCITDGCIEEVRPSRAGDGELEASTVIDGNGKLVMPGLVNAHTHLEMTPLIGAFSELELTEMLGSGTALFNRLGNGEFEYLVEAGVELAALNFLLGGVTTVNSMDARPAAGAEAFGEAGLRGFFGPAISDLFWDQPVDQQFSRAREFVETYHDTYDGRIRATICPHDDWSCTRQLWERTASLAAEYPDLLVHTHLLELEESNTMARANGGEDSVGLLDDVGLLDDRLVAAHFRLGDEEDIQRTAEADAAVAHCPSVFCYWNPDGETQWTPVPELRAAGVDVGVGIDDHYWHDSYSMFGEARQARLAANLKRSAGQFDSMELIRMLTIEGARALGMGDEIGSIEAGKRADIILLDVDKPKFTPLTNVPAHVVNNAVPADVETVIVDGDVVLRNGVPETMDSDDVRQRVNQAVERFMDETGWELDIGGSEPPTSIETVRDLPKRGPARLLTRLAMQSARDRFSF